A single genomic interval of Procambarus clarkii isolate CNS0578487 chromosome 17, FALCON_Pclarkii_2.0, whole genome shotgun sequence harbors:
- the LOC138365648 gene encoding P-selectin glycoprotein ligand 1-like produces the protein MQQKQPLSITQQQTQPLSITQQQTQPLSITQQQTQPLSITQQQTQPLSITQQQKQPLSITQQQTQPLSITQQQTQPLSITQQQTQPLSITQQQTQPLSITQQQKQPLSITQQQTQPLSITQQQTQPLSITQQQTQPLSITQQQTQPLSHTHNYMNKYEGSQ, from the coding sequence atgcaacaaaaacagccaCTTAGCATCACTcagcaacaaacacagccacttaGCATCACTcagcaacaaacacagccacttaGCATCACTcagcaacaaacacagccacttaGCATCACTcagcaacaaacacagccacttaGCATCACTCAGCAACAAAAACAGCCACTTAGCATCACTcagcaacaaacacagccacttaGCATCACTcagcaacaaacacagccacttaGCATCACTcagcaacaaacacagccacttaGCATCACTcagcaacaaacacagccacttaGCATCACTCAGCAACAAAAACAGCCACTTAGCATCACTcagcaacaaacacagccacttaGCATCACTcagcaacaaacacagccacttaGCATCACTcagcaacaaacacagccacttaGCATCACTCAGCAACAAACACAGCCTCTaagccacacacacaactacatgAACAAGTACGAGGGTTCACAATAA